Proteins encoded by one window of Chromobacterium violaceum ATCC 12472:
- a CDS encoding efflux transporter outer membrane subunit: MLKRALIPVAVALAVSACAVGPDYSRPKVELPETQAGARAPAVDAGWWKRFDDPVLNQLIEEAVKSNLDLQAAAARVDQAAAQAGIARAALLPQLNANAGYQRGRSSTELATPGAPLVSDARSANLTASWELDLWGKLRRSNEAARASYQASRYDRDAAQLALAAQVAQTYFQMRALDAQLDIAKRTLQSREESLKLQTKRFHGGLISELDQRQAEVEAASARAAVPQFARSLEQTETALGVLLGHSPKQLVDGGLARGKDINSLASPPEVPADLPSSLLERRPDVAASEQQLIAANARIGVAKAAYFPSISLSGALGSQSLSLDSLFTGPTRAWSFAGNLAAPIFNFGATGYNVDAATAGQKQALAQYQKTVQSAFKDALDALAANGAARDILQAQTTQSTALNRTLKLAGLRYDNGYASYLDVLDAQRNSFQAELNLVNAKLDKLNTTIGVYKALGGGWEAEKR, encoded by the coding sequence ATGCTTAAGCGCGCCCTGATTCCCGTCGCCGTCGCGCTCGCCGTGTCGGCCTGCGCGGTGGGGCCGGACTACAGCCGGCCCAAGGTCGAGCTGCCGGAGACCCAGGCCGGCGCCCGGGCGCCGGCGGTGGACGCCGGCTGGTGGAAACGCTTCGACGACCCGGTGTTGAACCAGCTGATCGAGGAGGCGGTCAAGAGCAACCTCGACCTGCAAGCCGCCGCCGCCCGCGTCGACCAGGCCGCCGCCCAGGCCGGCATCGCCCGCGCGGCGCTGCTGCCTCAGCTTAACGCCAACGCCGGCTACCAGCGCGGCCGCAGCTCCACCGAGCTGGCCACCCCGGGCGCGCCGCTGGTCAGCGATGCCCGCTCGGCCAACCTGACCGCGTCCTGGGAGCTGGACTTGTGGGGCAAGCTGCGCCGCAGCAATGAAGCCGCGCGCGCCAGCTACCAGGCCAGCCGCTACGACCGCGATGCCGCCCAACTGGCGCTGGCGGCGCAAGTGGCGCAGACCTACTTCCAGATGCGGGCGCTGGACGCCCAGCTGGACATCGCCAAACGCACGCTGCAAAGCCGCGAAGAGTCTCTGAAGCTGCAGACCAAGCGCTTCCACGGCGGCCTGATCTCCGAGCTGGACCAGCGCCAGGCCGAGGTGGAGGCCGCATCGGCCCGCGCCGCCGTGCCGCAGTTCGCCCGCTCGCTGGAGCAGACCGAAACCGCGCTCGGCGTGCTGCTGGGCCACAGCCCCAAGCAACTGGTCGACGGCGGCCTCGCGCGCGGCAAGGACATCAACAGCCTGGCCAGCCCGCCCGAGGTGCCGGCCGACCTGCCGTCCAGCCTGCTGGAGCGCCGCCCCGACGTCGCCGCCAGCGAGCAGCAGCTGATCGCCGCCAACGCCCGCATCGGCGTGGCCAAGGCCGCCTACTTTCCCAGCATCAGCCTGAGCGGCGCGCTGGGATCGCAGAGCCTGTCGCTGGACAGCCTGTTCACCGGCCCCACCCGCGCCTGGAGCTTCGCCGGCAATCTGGCCGCGCCGATCTTCAACTTCGGCGCCACCGGCTATAACGTGGACGCCGCCACCGCCGGCCAGAAGCAGGCGCTGGCCCAGTACCAGAAGACGGTGCAGTCGGCGTTCAAGGACGCGCTGGATGCGCTGGCCGCCAACGGCGCCGCCCGCGACATCCTGCAGGCGCAGACCACGCAATCGACGGCGCTGAACCGCACGCTGAAGCTGGCCGGCCTGCGCTACGACAACGGCTACGCCAGCTACCTGGACGTGCTGGACGCGCAGCGCAACAGCTTCCAGGCCGAGCTGAACCTGGTCAACGCCAAGCTGGACAAGCTGAACACCACCATCGGCGTCTACAAGGCGCTGGGCGGGGGGTG
- a CDS encoding efflux RND transporter permease subunit gives MFSAFFIRRPIFASVISIVIMLAGLAAIKALPIEQYPEIVPPVVNVTASYPGASAEVIANTVAAPLEQAINGVDDMLYVQSNSASNGTLSLTVSFKIGTNADQATINVNNRVQSVLSQLPEEVRRQGVNVRKKSATILQVVSLFSPDNSHDTLFISNYALLNVVDELKRVPGVGDVVNFAGQDYSMRIWLKPDKLAQLKLTPSDVAAAIREQNSQFAAGKLGAEPTPQKLDFTYTVTTQGRLSEPEEFENIIVRANPDGSAVKLKDVARVELGALSYDFHGKHNGKATIPIGIFLAPGANQLATAQAVETEMLRLSKSFPTGLSYGIPYDTTKFVEVSIEEVYKTLAEAMVLVFLVVFLFLQNWRATLIPCLAVPVSIVGAFAGMYAFGFTINTLTLFGLVLAIGIVVDDAIVVLENVERLMTQEGLSPREASLKAMQEVSGALVAIVLVLCSVFIPVAFLGGIAGQMYKQFAMTIAVSVVISGIVALTLTPALCALILKSEHQHQNRFFEWFNGWFDRLTERYTGGVAFINKRALLAVMLFGGLLLASAGLFRIIPSSLAPDEDQGYILAAAFLPDGASLQRTAATIDKLDAMMANNPAVKDRMSFAGFDILSGGNKSNAGVSFITLKPWDERKSPELSSMAVVKDVFAKGAMGVTDGIILAFNPPPISGMSNTGGFEAYVQDRAGRTPAELGEITKKMVAAAAKRPELKGVQTTFSASVPQVFVKLDRDKAKALGVPVNSVFDTMQSTFGALYVNDFNKFGRTFRVQLQSEAPFRTKVDDLRNVYVRSQTGQMIPLTALVTIQQTTGPETLERFNVFPAAKLVGGPAPGYSSGQALTALEEVAKETLPDGYSLAWTGSAFQEKSTSGSSTLVFGFGMIMVFLILAAQYERWTLPISVLMAVPFAVFGALMANWLRGLANDVYFQVALVTLIGLSAKNAILIVEFAVQKLEEGMALKEAALQAARLRFRPIVMTSLAFVLGCVPLAISSGAGSASRHSIGTGVIGGMLAATFIATFFIPLFFILIMKLGKQNKPQQNAEAGGNADA, from the coding sequence ATGTTTTCCGCTTTTTTCATCCGGCGACCGATCTTCGCCAGCGTGATCTCCATCGTGATCATGCTGGCGGGCCTGGCCGCCATCAAGGCGCTGCCGATCGAGCAGTACCCTGAAATCGTGCCGCCGGTGGTGAACGTCACCGCCAGCTATCCGGGCGCTTCCGCCGAAGTCATCGCCAACACCGTGGCCGCGCCGCTGGAGCAGGCGATCAACGGCGTGGACGACATGCTGTACGTGCAGTCCAACAGCGCCAGCAACGGCACGCTGTCGCTGACCGTGTCGTTCAAGATCGGCACCAACGCCGACCAGGCCACCATCAACGTCAACAACCGCGTGCAGTCGGTGCTGTCGCAGCTGCCGGAAGAAGTGCGGCGCCAGGGCGTCAACGTGCGCAAGAAGTCCGCCACCATCCTGCAGGTGGTGTCGCTGTTCTCGCCCGACAACAGCCACGACACGCTGTTCATCAGCAACTACGCGCTGTTGAACGTGGTGGACGAGCTGAAGCGGGTGCCGGGCGTGGGCGACGTGGTCAACTTCGCCGGCCAGGACTACTCGATGCGGATCTGGCTGAAGCCCGACAAGCTGGCGCAGCTGAAGCTGACGCCCAGCGACGTGGCCGCCGCCATCCGCGAGCAGAACTCGCAGTTCGCCGCCGGCAAGCTGGGCGCCGAGCCGACGCCGCAGAAGCTGGACTTCACCTACACCGTGACCACCCAGGGCCGCCTGTCCGAGCCGGAAGAGTTCGAGAACATCATCGTGCGCGCCAACCCGGACGGCTCGGCGGTGAAGCTGAAGGACGTCGCCCGCGTCGAGCTGGGCGCGCTGTCCTACGACTTCCACGGCAAGCACAACGGCAAGGCCACCATCCCGATCGGCATCTTCCTGGCGCCGGGCGCCAACCAGCTGGCCACCGCGCAGGCGGTGGAGACCGAGATGCTGCGCCTGTCCAAGAGCTTCCCGACCGGCCTGTCCTACGGCATCCCCTACGACACCACCAAGTTCGTCGAAGTGTCGATCGAGGAGGTGTACAAGACGCTGGCCGAGGCCATGGTGCTGGTGTTCCTGGTGGTGTTCCTGTTCCTGCAGAACTGGCGCGCCACGCTGATCCCCTGCCTGGCGGTGCCGGTGTCCATCGTCGGCGCCTTCGCCGGCATGTACGCCTTCGGCTTCACCATCAACACGCTGACGCTGTTCGGCCTGGTGCTGGCCATCGGCATCGTGGTGGACGACGCCATCGTAGTGCTGGAGAACGTCGAGCGCCTGATGACGCAGGAAGGGCTGTCGCCGCGCGAGGCCAGCCTGAAGGCGATGCAGGAAGTGTCCGGCGCGCTGGTCGCCATCGTGCTGGTGCTGTGCTCGGTATTCATTCCGGTGGCCTTCCTGGGCGGCATCGCCGGCCAGATGTACAAGCAGTTCGCGATGACCATCGCGGTGTCGGTGGTGATTTCCGGCATCGTGGCGCTGACGCTGACCCCGGCGCTGTGCGCGCTGATCCTGAAGTCCGAACACCAGCACCAGAACCGCTTCTTCGAGTGGTTCAACGGCTGGTTCGACCGCCTGACCGAGCGCTACACCGGCGGCGTGGCCTTCATCAACAAGCGCGCGCTGCTGGCGGTGATGCTGTTCGGCGGCCTGCTGCTGGCTTCCGCCGGCCTGTTCCGCATCATCCCGTCCAGCCTGGCGCCGGACGAGGACCAGGGCTACATCCTGGCCGCGGCCTTCCTGCCGGACGGCGCGTCGCTGCAGCGCACCGCCGCCACCATCGACAAGCTGGACGCCATGATGGCGAACAACCCGGCGGTGAAGGACCGGATGAGCTTCGCCGGCTTCGACATCCTGTCGGGCGGCAACAAGTCCAACGCCGGCGTATCCTTCATCACGCTGAAGCCGTGGGACGAGCGCAAGTCGCCGGAGCTGTCGTCGATGGCGGTGGTGAAGGACGTGTTCGCCAAGGGCGCGATGGGCGTCACCGACGGCATCATCCTGGCCTTCAACCCGCCGCCGATCTCCGGCATGTCCAACACCGGCGGCTTCGAAGCCTACGTGCAGGACCGCGCCGGCCGCACCCCGGCCGAGCTGGGCGAGATCACCAAGAAAATGGTGGCCGCCGCCGCCAAGCGGCCGGAGCTGAAGGGGGTGCAGACCACCTTCTCCGCCAGCGTGCCGCAGGTCTTCGTCAAGCTGGACCGCGACAAGGCCAAGGCGCTGGGCGTGCCGGTGAACAGCGTGTTCGACACCATGCAGAGCACCTTCGGCGCGCTGTACGTCAACGACTTCAACAAGTTCGGCCGCACCTTCCGCGTGCAGCTGCAGTCCGAGGCGCCGTTCCGCACCAAGGTGGACGATCTGCGCAACGTCTACGTGCGCTCGCAGACCGGCCAGATGATCCCGCTGACCGCGCTGGTGACCATCCAGCAGACCACCGGCCCGGAAACGCTGGAACGCTTCAACGTGTTCCCGGCGGCCAAGCTGGTGGGCGGCCCGGCCCCGGGCTACAGCTCCGGCCAGGCGCTGACCGCGCTGGAGGAAGTGGCCAAGGAAACGCTGCCCGACGGCTATAGCCTGGCCTGGACCGGCTCCGCCTTCCAGGAAAAATCGACCAGCGGCTCGTCTACCCTGGTGTTCGGCTTCGGCATGATCATGGTGTTCCTGATCCTGGCGGCGCAGTACGAACGCTGGACCCTGCCGATCTCGGTGCTGATGGCGGTGCCGTTCGCCGTGTTCGGCGCGCTGATGGCCAACTGGCTGCGCGGCCTGGCCAACGACGTGTACTTCCAGGTGGCGCTGGTGACGCTGATCGGCCTGTCGGCCAAGAACGCGATCCTGATCGTCGAGTTCGCGGTGCAGAAACTGGAGGAAGGCATGGCGTTGAAGGAGGCCGCGCTGCAGGCCGCCCGCCTGCGCTTCCGCCCGATCGTGATGACCTCGCTGGCCTTCGTGCTGGGCTGCGTGCCGCTGGCCATCTCCAGCGGCGCCGGCTCCGCCAGCCGCCACTCGATCGGCACCGGCGTGATCGGCGGCATGCTGGCCGCCACCTTCATCGCCACCTTCTTCATCCCGCTGTTCTTCATCCTGATCATGAAGCTCGGCAAGCAGAACAAGCCTCAGCAGAACGCCGAGGCCGGAGGAAACGCAGATGCTTAA